One Bradyrhizobium sp. ISRA464 genomic window carries:
- a CDS encoding methionine synthase, producing the protein MLFPTTIAGSLPKPEWLAEPNMLWAPWKSQGAELARAKRDATVLAVKLQEDAGVDIVTEGEQARQHFVHGFLEKIEGIDFAHKVEMGIRKDRYKAMVPQVVAPLRLKGRVHDAEARAARAHTKNKLKFTLPGPMTIIDTIADRHYGDRVKMAFAFAELLNEEAKALQADGVDMIQFDEPAFNVYMDQVRDWGIKALERAAEGLTCATAVHICYGYGIKANTDWKQTLGGEWRQYEETFPVIDKSSIQQVAIECRNSKVPLELLAALPGKIVQAGVIDVASDEVETAEDVVKVIEAVAKFVPKGNIIATTNCGMAPMRRDIAEAKLVALGAGARLARQRLA; encoded by the coding sequence ATGTTGTTTCCAACCACGATCGCGGGCTCCCTGCCCAAGCCGGAATGGCTGGCGGAGCCGAACATGCTGTGGGCGCCGTGGAAATCTCAAGGCGCCGAGCTCGCCCGCGCCAAGCGCGACGCCACGGTGCTTGCGGTCAAGCTGCAGGAGGATGCCGGCGTCGACATCGTCACCGAGGGCGAACAGGCGCGGCAGCATTTCGTGCACGGCTTCCTGGAGAAAATCGAGGGGATCGATTTCGCCCACAAGGTCGAGATGGGTATCCGCAAGGACCGCTATAAGGCGATGGTCCCGCAGGTGGTTGCGCCGCTCAGGCTGAAGGGCCGCGTCCACGACGCCGAAGCCCGCGCCGCGCGTGCGCATACCAAGAACAAGCTGAAGTTCACCCTGCCCGGCCCGATGACCATCATCGATACGATCGCCGACCGGCACTACGGCGACCGCGTCAAGATGGCCTTTGCTTTCGCCGAACTGCTCAACGAGGAGGCCAAGGCGCTGCAGGCCGACGGCGTCGACATGATCCAGTTCGACGAGCCCGCCTTCAACGTCTACATGGACCAGGTCCGCGACTGGGGCATCAAGGCCTTGGAGCGCGCGGCCGAAGGGCTGACCTGCGCCACGGCCGTGCACATCTGCTATGGCTACGGCATCAAGGCCAACACCGACTGGAAGCAGACACTCGGCGGCGAGTGGCGGCAGTATGAAGAGACCTTCCCGGTGATCGACAAAAGCTCGATCCAGCAGGTCGCGATCGAATGCCGCAATTCGAAGGTGCCGCTGGAATTGCTGGCCGCGCTGCCCGGCAAGATCGTGCAGGCCGGCGTGATCGACGTCGCCAGCGACGAGGTCGAAACCGCCGAGGACGTGGTCAAGGTGATTGAAGCCGTCGCGAAGTTCGTGCCGAAGGGCAACATCATCGCGACCACCAATTGCGGCATGGCGCCGATGCGGCGGGATATCGCCGAAGCCAAGCTGGTCGCGCTCGGTGCCGGCGCGAGGCTGGCGCGGCAGCGGCTGGCGTAA
- a CDS encoding glutathione binding-like protein, with protein MIDLHYAPTPNGWKVSIMLEELGLPYKVIPVNIRAGEQFRPEFLAISPNNRIPAIVDHAPADGGGPFSVFETGAILIYLADKTGRFLSQELRARSTVIQWVMWQMGGLGPMLGQHGHFALYAPEKIPYAIERYRDEAARLYGVLDRQLGKTGAYIAGDDYSIADIACFPWTMTHKAQGFTLDDYPNIKRWYATVRARPQVQAGLAIGKFVKEPFDEEARKNMFGQRAKELAERK; from the coding sequence ATGATCGACCTGCACTACGCGCCGACGCCAAACGGCTGGAAAGTCTCGATCATGCTGGAGGAACTGGGGCTCCCCTACAAGGTCATCCCGGTCAACATCCGGGCCGGCGAGCAGTTTCGCCCGGAATTCCTGGCCATCAGCCCTAACAACCGGATCCCGGCGATCGTCGACCACGCGCCGGCCGACGGCGGAGGGCCGTTCTCGGTGTTCGAGACCGGCGCCATCCTGATCTATCTCGCCGATAAGACCGGCCGCTTCCTGTCGCAGGAGCTGCGCGCGCGGTCGACCGTCATCCAATGGGTGATGTGGCAGATGGGCGGTTTGGGTCCGATGCTCGGCCAGCACGGCCATTTCGCGCTCTATGCCCCCGAGAAGATTCCTTACGCGATCGAGCGCTATCGCGACGAGGCGGCGCGGCTCTACGGTGTGCTCGACCGTCAGCTCGGCAAGACCGGCGCCTATATCGCCGGTGACGATTACTCGATCGCCGACATCGCCTGCTTCCCCTGGACCATGACCCACAAGGCGCAGGGCTTCACCCTCGACGATTACCCGAACATCAAGCGCTGGTACGCGACCGTGCGCGCCCGCCCGCAGGTGCAAGCGGGGCTTGCGATCGGCAAATTCGTCAAGGAGCCGTTCGACGAAGAGGCACGCAAGAACATGTTCGGGCAGCGCGCGAAGGAGCTTGCCGAGAGGAAATGA
- a CDS encoding 2-hydroxychromene-2-carboxylate isomerase, which produces MIEFFFDCSSPWTYLAWHNIQPLAKEFGVEITWRPILVGGIFNTVNPSVYAQREKPVPLKARYMKKDLADWARSAGLAIKMPPTVFPVNSVKAMRGCVWLGNEKMVPFARAVFEAYWGDDKDISQDAVLTEICGKVGIDPAKFLAGIGDQAVKDQLKANTDEVMARGGFGSPTIFIDKTDMYFGNDRLPLIREALARLKARAA; this is translated from the coding sequence ATGATCGAATTCTTCTTCGACTGTTCCAGCCCCTGGACCTATCTCGCCTGGCACAACATCCAGCCGCTGGCGAAGGAGTTCGGTGTCGAGATCACCTGGCGGCCGATCCTGGTCGGCGGCATCTTCAATACCGTCAATCCGTCGGTTTACGCGCAGCGCGAGAAGCCGGTGCCGCTGAAGGCGCGCTACATGAAGAAGGATCTCGCCGACTGGGCGCGCTCGGCGGGGCTTGCGATCAAGATGCCGCCGACTGTGTTTCCGGTGAACAGCGTGAAAGCGATGCGCGGCTGCGTCTGGCTCGGCAATGAGAAGATGGTGCCGTTCGCCCGCGCGGTGTTCGAAGCCTATTGGGGCGATGACAAGGACATTTCGCAGGACGCGGTGCTGACCGAGATCTGCGGTAAGGTCGGGATCGATCCGGCAAAATTCCTTGCCGGGATCGGCGACCAGGCGGTCAAGGACCAGCTCAAGGCCAACACGGACGAGGTGATGGCGCGCGGCGGCTTCGGCTCGCCGACGATCTTCATCGACAAGACCGACATGTATTTCGGCAACGACCGTCTGCCCTTGATCCGCGAGGCGCTGGCACGCCTCAAGGCGCGAGCTGCCTGA
- a CDS encoding NADPH:quinone oxidoreductase family protein, whose amino-acid sequence MPKAVVCRELGPPERLRLESFASVPLKPGEVRVAIRAAGINFPDILMAAGEYQLKPPLPFTPGSEAAGDVVEINGTAGVAVGDRVIVKMRFGAYCDETVATPSQLVPLPSTFDYAEGATFLAAHGTAYHALIDRGQIKPGEVLLVHGAGGGVGLAAVEIGKLLGATVVAAASSEEKLAIAKARGADHVLLYEREPFRDVVKRLTDGRGADVVFDPVGGEVFENSMRCINWGARILVVGFTGGIGLARTNLLMIKGASVLGVRAGEAVRKNPALGEVRFKTLSEWAEAGKVRPNISHRVPLEDYAKAMRLLIERKAIGRVALLTK is encoded by the coding sequence ATGCCGAAAGCCGTCGTCTGCCGCGAGCTCGGGCCGCCCGAGCGCCTGCGCCTGGAAAGCTTCGCCTCGGTGCCGCTGAAGCCGGGCGAGGTCCGTGTCGCGATCCGCGCCGCCGGGATCAATTTCCCCGACATCCTGATGGCCGCGGGCGAATATCAGCTCAAGCCGCCGCTGCCGTTCACGCCGGGCTCGGAAGCCGCCGGCGATGTCGTCGAGATTAACGGTACCGCTGGTGTCGCCGTCGGTGACAGGGTGATCGTCAAGATGCGTTTCGGCGCCTATTGCGACGAGACGGTCGCGACACCGTCGCAGCTCGTGCCGCTGCCGTCGACCTTCGACTATGCGGAAGGCGCCACCTTCCTCGCCGCGCACGGCACCGCGTACCACGCGCTGATCGACCGCGGGCAGATCAAGCCGGGCGAGGTGCTCTTGGTGCACGGCGCCGGCGGCGGCGTCGGGCTTGCCGCGGTCGAAATCGGCAAGCTGCTCGGCGCCACCGTGGTCGCGGCGGCCTCCAGCGAGGAGAAGCTGGCTATCGCAAAGGCGCGTGGCGCCGATCACGTCTTGCTCTACGAACGCGAGCCGTTCCGCGACGTCGTCAAGCGCCTCACCGATGGCCGCGGCGCCGACGTGGTGTTCGATCCCGTCGGCGGCGAGGTGTTCGAGAACTCGATGCGCTGCATCAACTGGGGCGCACGGATCCTCGTCGTCGGCTTCACCGGCGGCATCGGCCTTGCCCGCACCAATCTCCTGATGATCAAGGGGGCGAGCGTGCTCGGCGTTCGCGCCGGCGAGGCGGTGCGAAAGAACCCCGCACTCGGCGAGGTCAGATTCAAGACGCTGAGCGAGTGGGCGGAAGCCGGCAAGGTGCGACCCAACATCTCACACCGCGTGCCGCTCGAGGATTATGCGAAGGCGATGCGGCTCCTGATCGAACGCAAGGCAATCGGGCGCGTGGCGCTGCTGACCAAATAA
- a CDS encoding alpha/beta fold hydrolase: protein MSERRPATSTPDGVVLLHGISRTARSFRRMELALQAAGFVTLNLDYDSRRKPLDALAEDIHPAVELFAGDLGGSVHFVCHSMGGLLARVYLARHRPLRLGRVVMLGTPNGGSEIADRLKNLAAYRAFFGPAGQQLVTRRDAATSTMLPPIDYATGIIAGNRSIYPITSIGLPRPHDGRVSIVNTRLDGMADHIVVRTSHPWCATARPSRKPSPSCKRGSSPPIAGRTSEA from the coding sequence GTGAGCGAACGGCGTCCCGCGACGTCAACACCTGACGGCGTCGTCCTGCTGCACGGCATCAGCAGGACGGCGCGCTCGTTTCGCCGGATGGAGCTGGCGCTGCAGGCCGCTGGCTTTGTCACCCTCAATCTCGATTATGACAGCCGGAGGAAGCCGCTCGATGCGCTGGCCGAGGACATCCATCCTGCGGTCGAGCTGTTCGCGGGCGACCTTGGGGGCTCCGTCCATTTCGTCTGCCATTCCATGGGCGGCCTTCTCGCCCGCGTCTATCTCGCGAGGCACCGCCCGCTGCGGCTCGGCCGCGTCGTGATGCTCGGCACACCGAACGGCGGCAGCGAGATCGCCGACCGCCTGAAGAACCTCGCGGCCTATCGCGCCTTCTTCGGTCCGGCCGGTCAGCAGCTCGTCACCCGCCGCGATGCCGCGACCAGCACGATGCTGCCGCCGATCGACTACGCCACCGGCATCATCGCGGGTAACCGCTCGATCTATCCGATCACCTCCATCGGGCTGCCGCGGCCGCACGACGGGCGGGTCTCGATCGTCAACACCAGGCTCGACGGCATGGCCGATCACATCGTGGTCCGCACCTCGCACCCCTGGTGCGCAACAGCGAGGCCATCGCGCAAACCATCGCCTTCCTGCAAGAGGGGAAGTTCGCCGCCAATCGCAGGGCGGACTAGCGAAGCCTAA
- a CDS encoding crotonase/enoyl-CoA hydratase family protein gives MAYETIKYEVAEQILTITLNRPDKLNAFNATMQQELIDAFDKADKDDDVRAIIVTGAGRGFCAGADLSSGANTFDRDARRGPVRRNADGSADYSDPQVRDGGGQVTLRIFKCLKPVIAAVNGPAVGIGVTMQLAMDIRIASEAARFGFVFSQRGIVPEAASSWFLPRIVGISQALEWCYSGRVFPAQEALAGRLVSNVVPPDDLLPTARALAKEFAAKTAPVSVALIRQMMWRMLGADDPMEAHKVDSRGIYARGRSDDVKEGVVSFLEKRPAQFKNKVSSDMPDYFPWWQEREYK, from the coding sequence ATGGCGTATGAGACGATCAAGTACGAGGTCGCCGAGCAGATTCTCACCATCACACTGAATCGGCCCGACAAGCTCAACGCCTTCAACGCGACGATGCAGCAGGAGCTGATCGACGCGTTCGACAAAGCCGACAAGGACGACGATGTCAGGGCCATCATCGTCACCGGTGCGGGCCGCGGCTTCTGCGCCGGCGCCGACCTGTCCTCCGGCGCCAACACCTTCGACCGCGACGCGCGGCGCGGCCCGGTGCGGCGGAATGCCGACGGCAGCGCCGACTACAGCGATCCGCAGGTGCGCGACGGCGGCGGCCAGGTGACGCTGCGCATCTTCAAGTGCCTGAAGCCGGTGATTGCCGCGGTGAACGGCCCTGCGGTCGGCATCGGCGTGACCATGCAGCTTGCGATGGACATCCGCATCGCCTCCGAGGCCGCCCGCTTCGGCTTCGTGTTCTCCCAGCGCGGGATCGTGCCGGAGGCCGCCTCGAGCTGGTTCCTGCCGCGCATTGTCGGTATCTCCCAGGCGCTGGAATGGTGCTATTCCGGCCGTGTCTTCCCGGCGCAGGAGGCGCTCGCCGGCCGGCTCGTCAGCAACGTGGTGCCGCCGGACGATCTGTTGCCGACCGCGCGTGCGCTCGCCAAGGAGTTCGCGGCAAAGACTGCGCCGGTGTCGGTGGCGCTGATCCGCCAGATGATGTGGCGCATGCTGGGCGCCGACGATCCGATGGAAGCACACAAGGTCGACAGCCGCGGCATCTATGCCCGCGGCCGCTCCGATGACGTCAAGGAAGGCGTGGTGTCATTCCTCGAAAAGCGTCCCGCGCAGTTCAAGAACAAGGTGTCGTCGGACATGCCCGACTATTTCCCGTGGTGGCAAGAGCGCGAGTATAAGTGA
- a CDS encoding amidase: MPKSAQDAITSLHDLSAVDLLAGYRAKQFSPSEVLEEVIAHVAAWEPHIKALYLYDPDGARKVAKASTERWNQGEPAGTLDGVPATIKDNVATKDQPVPLGSASVKLVPAPKDAPPAARLREAGCVIFSKTTMPDYGMLSSGLSSFHPLTRNPWDVSKNPGGSSAGAGAAGAAGYGPLHLGTDIGGSVRLPACWCGIVALKPSLGRVPIDPPYVGRVAGPMTRTVDDAALMMSVLSRPDRRDGMSLPAALEVNWKALEKSPRKLRIGLMLDLGVGQKLEKDVRDVVVKAAKAFESAGAAITEIDGILTQEMLEGLDNFWRARMWDDLSKLPAAERDKTLPYILKWGEAGAKLSGVDVVRGFNQTMAIRAAAAKLFCEIDYVISPVSPVVNFPAEFAAPLNDPAKPFEHICYTVPWNMSENPALSINGGYDKKGFPIGVQIIGRRFDDIGVLGMGKAFESLRGAQKPWPTPPKK; the protein is encoded by the coding sequence ATGCCTAAGTCCGCACAGGACGCCATCACCTCGCTGCACGATCTCTCCGCCGTCGACCTGCTCGCTGGCTATCGTGCGAAGCAGTTCTCGCCGTCGGAGGTCCTCGAAGAGGTCATCGCCCACGTGGCGGCATGGGAGCCGCACATCAAGGCGCTGTACCTCTACGATCCCGACGGGGCGCGCAAGGTTGCGAAGGCCTCGACCGAGCGCTGGAACCAGGGCGAGCCGGCGGGCACGCTCGACGGCGTTCCCGCGACCATCAAGGACAATGTCGCGACCAAGGACCAGCCGGTGCCGCTGGGCTCGGCGAGCGTCAAGCTCGTGCCGGCGCCGAAGGATGCACCGCCCGCGGCGCGGTTGCGCGAAGCGGGCTGCGTGATCTTCTCCAAGACCACGATGCCCGACTACGGCATGCTGTCGTCGGGGCTGTCGTCGTTCCATCCCCTCACTCGCAATCCCTGGGATGTCAGCAAGAACCCCGGCGGATCAAGCGCCGGCGCGGGTGCGGCCGGTGCCGCCGGATACGGTCCGCTGCATCTCGGCACAGATATCGGCGGCTCGGTACGGTTGCCGGCCTGCTGGTGCGGCATCGTTGCCCTGAAGCCGAGCCTCGGCCGCGTTCCGATCGACCCGCCCTATGTCGGCCGCGTTGCCGGCCCCATGACCCGCACTGTGGACGACGCCGCGCTGATGATGAGCGTGTTGTCGCGCCCCGACCGCCGCGACGGCATGAGCCTGCCCGCCGCACTCGAGGTCAACTGGAAGGCGCTGGAGAAGTCGCCGCGCAAGCTTCGCATCGGCCTGATGCTCGATCTCGGCGTAGGCCAGAAGCTCGAGAAGGACGTTCGCGACGTCGTCGTCAAGGCTGCGAAGGCATTCGAATCCGCCGGCGCCGCGATCACCGAGATCGACGGCATCCTGACCCAGGAGATGCTCGAGGGGCTCGACAATTTCTGGCGTGCCCGGATGTGGGACGATCTCTCGAAACTCCCGGCTGCCGAGCGCGACAAGACCCTGCCCTACATCCTCAAGTGGGGCGAGGCTGGTGCGAAGCTCTCGGGTGTCGACGTCGTGCGCGGCTTCAACCAGACGATGGCGATCCGCGCGGCGGCCGCGAAGCTGTTCTGCGAGATCGACTACGTGATTTCGCCGGTCTCGCCGGTCGTGAACTTCCCGGCGGAGTTCGCCGCGCCGCTCAACGATCCCGCAAAGCCGTTCGAGCACATCTGCTATACCGTGCCGTGGAATATGTCGGAGAACCCTGCGCTGTCGATCAATGGCGGCTATGACAAGAAGGGCTTCCCGATCGGCGTCCAGATCATCGGCCGCCGCTTCGACGACATCGGCGTGCTCGGCATGGGCAAGGCCTTCGAGAGCCTGCGCGGCGCGCAGAAACCGTGGCCCACGCCGCCGAAGAAATAG
- a CDS encoding M20 aminoacylase family protein: MPTIERIDSFADELTAIRRDLHAHPEIGFEEVRTSGIVADRLQSWGIEVHRGLGGTGVIGVLKGKGNGTKRIGLRADMDALPMEENTNLKWRSTIPGRFHGCGHDGHTTMLLGSARYLAETRNFDGTVHFIFQPAEEGLGGARAMIKDGLFQKFPCDEVYGLHNAPDLNHGEIAILPGPAMAGADFFDIRIHGYGAHGAMPERSKDAVVIAMTLGQALQSIVSRNVDPLQPAVVSITQIHSGSAYNVIPGEAWLCGTVRAFDDDTRALIRKRMRAICAGMAAAYDVEIEADIRDTFSVLVNQEEQSRVVEEVARTVVDPAKVFTRSTPKMGSEDFADMMQAIPGAYFWVGHDGSVPVHNPGYVLDDKILPIGASMFARIIEKRMPVGAHA; this comes from the coding sequence ATGCCCACAATTGAGCGCATCGACAGCTTTGCCGACGAACTCACCGCCATCAGGCGGGATTTGCACGCGCATCCCGAGATCGGTTTCGAGGAAGTGCGGACGTCCGGCATCGTCGCCGACAGGCTGCAGAGCTGGGGCATCGAGGTGCATCGCGGGCTCGGCGGCACCGGCGTGATCGGCGTGCTCAAGGGCAAGGGCAACGGCACCAAGCGGATCGGCCTGCGCGCGGACATGGACGCGCTGCCGATGGAGGAAAACACCAATCTGAAGTGGCGCTCGACCATTCCCGGCCGCTTCCACGGCTGCGGTCATGACGGCCACACCACGATGCTGCTCGGTTCGGCGCGCTACCTCGCCGAGACCCGCAATTTCGATGGCACCGTGCATTTCATCTTCCAGCCGGCCGAGGAAGGCCTCGGCGGCGCGCGGGCGATGATCAAGGACGGCCTGTTCCAGAAGTTCCCCTGCGACGAGGTCTACGGCCTGCACAACGCGCCCGACCTCAACCACGGCGAGATCGCGATCCTGCCCGGACCGGCGATGGCCGGCGCCGACTTCTTCGACATCCGCATCCACGGCTATGGCGCGCACGGCGCGATGCCGGAGCGCTCCAAGGACGCGGTGGTGATTGCGATGACGCTCGGACAGGCGCTGCAGTCGATCGTCAGCCGCAATGTCGATCCGCTGCAGCCCGCGGTGGTCTCGATCACGCAGATCCACTCCGGCTCCGCCTACAACGTGATTCCGGGCGAGGCCTGGCTATGCGGCACCGTCCGCGCCTTCGACGATGACACCCGCGCATTGATCCGCAAGCGCATGCGCGCGATCTGCGCCGGCATGGCGGCGGCCTATGATGTCGAGATCGAGGCTGATATCCGTGATACGTTCAGCGTGCTGGTGAACCAGGAAGAACAGTCCCGTGTGGTCGAAGAGGTCGCGCGCACCGTGGTCGATCCTGCCAAGGTGTTCACCCGCTCGACCCCGAAGATGGGCAGCGAGGATTTCGCCGACATGATGCAGGCCATTCCGGGGGCGTATTTCTGGGTCGGCCATGACGGCTCGGTCCCCGTGCATAATCCGGGTTACGTCCTCGACGACAAGATCCTGCCGATCGGCGCCAGCATGTTCGCCCGCATCATCGAGAAACGCATGCCGGTAGGTGCCCATGCCTAA
- a CDS encoding M81 family metallopeptidase, with amino-acid sequence MTRIAVGGFLHETNTFAPTKATYDDFVHGGGWPSMVHGADVLKVMRGINVGLAGFVEAAEANGWELVPTISAAASPSAHVTKDAFERIVKEMVDGIAAAGPIDAVYLDLHGAMVTEHHDDGEGEILARVRRVIGKDLPLVASLDLHANVSPEMIAHADALIAYRTYPHVDMADTGRACARHLALLLKTGERFAKSFRQLPFLIPISWQCTNDQPTRGIYQKLAALESDAVPTLSFAPGFPAADFRDCGPSVFAYGRTQADADAAADRIVALVESHEDDFDGRIYSPDEGVRLAMELAQSASKPIIIADTQDNPGAGGDSDTTGMLRALVRNKAVGAATGVIYDPQSARTAHAAGVGATVTLDLGGKSGIPGDAPYKETFVVEKLSDGKFVAPGPYYGGRDMDMGPSACLRIGDVRVVVGSYKAQLADQSMYRYVGIEPTTQKILVNKSSVHFRADFEPIAAKLLICAAPGAMPADTASLPWKHLRPGIRIKPNGPAFTPTSPSRTNG; translated from the coding sequence ATGACTCGCATTGCCGTTGGCGGCTTCCTGCACGAGACCAATACCTTCGCGCCGACGAAGGCAACCTATGACGACTTCGTGCATGGCGGCGGCTGGCCGTCGATGGTGCATGGCGCTGATGTGCTCAAGGTCATGCGCGGGATTAATGTCGGCCTCGCCGGCTTCGTCGAGGCGGCGGAGGCCAATGGCTGGGAGCTGGTCCCGACGATCTCGGCCGCCGCGAGCCCGTCGGCGCATGTGACGAAGGATGCCTTCGAGCGGATCGTCAAGGAGATGGTCGACGGCATCGCCGCGGCCGGGCCGATCGATGCCGTCTATCTCGACCTGCACGGTGCGATGGTGACCGAGCACCATGACGACGGCGAAGGCGAAATCCTCGCCCGCGTGCGCAGGGTGATCGGCAAGGATCTGCCTCTGGTCGCGAGCCTCGACCTGCACGCGAACGTCTCGCCCGAGATGATCGCACATGCCGACGCGCTGATCGCCTACCGCACCTATCCGCATGTCGACATGGCCGACACCGGCCGTGCCTGCGCGAGACATCTGGCGCTGCTGCTCAAGACCGGCGAGCGCTTCGCGAAATCATTCCGGCAATTGCCGTTCCTGATCCCGATCAGCTGGCAATGCACCAACGACCAGCCGACCAGGGGCATCTATCAGAAGCTCGCAGCGCTGGAGAGCGACGCCGTGCCGACGCTCTCCTTCGCGCCGGGCTTTCCGGCCGCCGATTTCAGGGACTGCGGGCCGAGCGTGTTCGCCTATGGCCGGACGCAAGCCGATGCGGACGCGGCCGCCGACAGGATCGTCGCGCTGGTCGAGAGCCATGAAGACGATTTCGACGGCCGCATCTATTCGCCCGACGAGGGCGTGCGGCTGGCGATGGAGCTGGCGCAATCGGCGAGCAAGCCGATCATCATCGCCGACACCCAGGATAATCCCGGCGCCGGCGGCGATTCCGACACCACCGGCATGCTGCGTGCGCTGGTGCGCAACAAGGCCGTCGGTGCCGCCACCGGCGTGATCTACGATCCGCAATCGGCAAGGACCGCGCATGCGGCTGGCGTCGGCGCGACCGTCACACTCGATCTCGGCGGCAAGTCCGGGATTCCCGGCGACGCGCCGTACAAGGAAACCTTCGTCGTCGAAAAGCTCTCCGACGGCAAGTTCGTTGCACCCGGTCCCTATTATGGCGGCCGCGACATGGACATGGGGCCATCGGCCTGCCTGCGCATCGGCGATGTCCGCGTTGTCGTCGGCTCCTACAAGGCCCAGCTCGCCGACCAGTCGATGTATCGCTATGTCGGCATCGAGCCGACGACGCAGAAGATCCTGGTCAACAAGAGCTCGGTGCATTTCCGCGCCGATTTCGAGCCGATCGCGGCAAAACTCCTGATCTGCGCCGCACCCGGCGCGATGCCGGCCGATACCGCCTCGTTGCCCTGGAAGCATTTGCGTCCGGGCATTCGCATCAAGCCGAACGGTCCCGCCTTCACGCCCACCTCCCCATCACGCACCAACGGATAG
- a CDS encoding ABC transporter ATP-binding protein, with amino-acid sequence MTAANSTNVVLDINNLVVSLGRKTDAHRIIDDLSLQVREGETLCLVGESGSGKSVTSLTVMGLQQKGTLVPSGGSIKLVGEDLLGASDRRLRQLRATRMAMIFQEPMTALNPVVPVGRQIDEVLRAHTDLDARARRQKILAMMEHVRLPDVQRIFSSYPHRLSGGQRQRIMIAMALVLEPKLLIADEPTTALDVTTQKQILTLIRDLQRDHGTAVLFITHDMGVVAEIADRVAVMRHGRLVEAGALQDVLRNPKMDYTRNLLSSVPSLVPRAPRPETTEPVVLEANELGKVYRERSLFGKAREVAAAQNVTLTLRKGRTLGIVGESGSGKSTVARCIVRLIDPTSGGVRLAGREISDLSRRLLQPHRQKIQIVFQDPYRSLNPRVTVGESIAEGPINYGMPRKDALARARELLELVHLPPDAISRYPHQFSGGQRQRIAIARALALDPDVLVADEAVSALDVSVQAQVLDLLDEIQKRLGIALLFITHDLRVAAQICDDVAVMQHGRVVEQGPAAEVLTNPQQAYTRALLDAAPGRGWDFANFRAVSEGIVATA; translated from the coding sequence GTGACCGCAGCCAATTCAACCAACGTCGTTCTCGACATCAACAATCTCGTCGTCAGCCTCGGCCGGAAGACGGATGCTCACCGCATCATCGACGACCTGTCGCTGCAGGTGCGCGAGGGCGAAACGCTGTGCCTCGTCGGCGAAAGCGGCTCCGGCAAGTCGGTGACCTCGCTGACCGTCATGGGTCTGCAGCAGAAGGGCACGCTGGTGCCATCCGGCGGCAGCATCAAACTGGTCGGCGAGGATCTGCTCGGCGCCAGCGACCGCCGGCTGCGCCAGCTGCGCGCGACGCGGATGGCGATGATCTTCCAGGAGCCGATGACCGCGCTCAATCCGGTGGTGCCGGTCGGCCGCCAGATCGACGAAGTGCTGCGCGCCCACACCGATCTCGATGCCCGCGCACGGCGGCAGAAGATCCTGGCGATGATGGAGCATGTGCGGCTGCCCGACGTGCAGCGCATCTTCTCCTCCTATCCGCACCGCCTCTCGGGTGGGCAACGCCAGCGCATCATGATCGCGATGGCGCTGGTGCTGGAGCCGAAGCTCTTGATCGCGGACGAGCCGACCACCGCGCTCGACGTCACCACCCAGAAACAGATCCTCACCTTGATCCGCGACCTGCAGCGCGACCACGGCACCGCGGTGTTGTTCATCACCCATGACATGGGCGTGGTCGCCGAGATCGCCGACCGCGTCGCCGTGATGCGGCATGGCCGGCTGGTCGAAGCCGGCGCGCTGCAGGACGTGCTGCGCAATCCGAAAATGGATTACACGCGCAACCTCCTGTCCTCGGTGCCGAGCCTCGTGCCGCGCGCGCCGCGCCCGGAGACCACTGAACCCGTGGTGCTGGAGGCCAACGAGCTCGGCAAGGTCTATCGGGAACGGTCGCTGTTCGGCAAAGCCCGCGAGGTCGCGGCCGCGCAGAACGTCACCCTCACCTTGCGCAAGGGCCGTACGCTCGGCATCGTCGGCGAAAGCGGTTCCGGCAAATCGACGGTGGCGCGCTGCATCGTTCGCCTGATCGACCCGACCTCGGGCGGCGTGCGCCTCGCCGGCCGCGAGATCTCCGATTTGTCGCGGCGGCTCTTGCAGCCGCATCGCCAGAAGATCCAGATCGTGTTCCAGGATCCCTACCGCTCGCTCAATCCGCGCGTCACCGTCGGCGAGAGCATTGCGGAAGGCCCGATCAATTACGGCATGCCGCGCAAGGACGCACTTGCGAGAGCCCGCGAACTGCTCGAGCTGGTCCACCTGCCGCCCGATGCCATCTCGCGCTACCCGCACCAATTCTCCGGCGGCCAGCGCCAACGCATCGCGATCGCACGCGCGCTGGCGCTCGATCCCGATGTGCTGGTGGCTGACGAAGCGGTGTCAGCGCTCGACGTCTCGGTGCAGGCGCAGGTGCTGGATCTGCTTGATGAAATCCAGAAACGGCTTGGCATCGCGCTGCTGTTCATCACCCACGATTTGCGCGTCGCCGCACAGATTTGCGACGACGTCGCCGTGATGCAGCATGGCCGCGTCGTGGAACAGGGGCCGGCCGCCGAGGTGCTGACCAATCCACAGCAGGCCTATACCCGCGCCTTGCTCGATGCCGCCCCCGGTCGCGGCTGGGACTTCGCAAATTTCCGCGCGGTTTCGGAAGGCATTGTGGCAACGGCCTAA